One Drechmeria coniospora strain ARSEF 6962 chromosome 01, whole genome shotgun sequence genomic region harbors:
- a CDS encoding 37S ribosomal protein S5 — protein MSVARPARSLLGRCLASTRSRMAAATAAPPPAVVSQRSPFHSSAPRPKRRSRFRNVTAEEMGLLNPSTLSKYRQEKFAEFSKDDLDALRKKYTAEQIEAIQAGEMAVDPDDLIFQGRLRDDPYQPNYMEDYTVLDPRYDLKPEVEVTPKQPQWLNHNDWVDNYGMKMAKLTDKKTTDQLTRAMVRALRRVKESNGRDFIDLTHDELEDMEKDPELLKRYLVEDDGGEADAAASESDLMTHAQATKLDEAVDAEWKTELDKLSALGDEAEAGPTNLELLDDGPAGISRAYSAEAVELGKVPGVEGLYKSAVDPEDEGQDDAGHYQEIKRLTGMSLKDIQSIYRKVLVTRWVSNQTRLGKVRSTSVVAIAGNGNGRLGLGIAKSTEAGLAAETAQLLAIRNMKPIRRYEDRTVYGNPKAKVSGTVVELFARPPGFGLRCPHRIFEMCRAAGLHDIAARMPRSKNPMNSVKATYDALMNQPDPEEIAIGRGKKMVDVRKVYYGGAVY, from the exons ATGAGCGTCGCACGCCCGGCGCGTAGCCTTCTCGGccgctgcctcgcctcgacgcgctcgcggatggccgcggcgacggcagcaccaccaccagccgTCGTCAGCCAACGCTCTCCTTTCCACAGCTCGGCCCCCCGTCCGAAGCGGCGGTCACGGTTTCGAAATgtcacggccgaggagatgggACTGCTCAATCCCTCGACCCTCTCCAAGTACCGACAAGAGAAGTTCGCCGAGTTTAGCAAGGACGACTTGGACGCGCTCCGAAAAAAGTACACGGCCGAGCAGATCGAGGCGATCCAAGCAGGCGAGATGGCCGTCGACCCTGACGATCTCATCTTCCAGGGGCGTCTTCGTGACGACCCCTACCAACCCAACTACATGGAGGACTACACCGTCCTCGATCCGAGGTACGACCTCAAGCCCGAGGTGGAAGTGACGCCGAAGCAGCCGCAGTGGCTGAATCACAACGACTGGGTCGACAACTACGGCATGAAGATGGCCAAGTTGACGGACAAGAAGACGACGGATCAGCTCACGCGAGCCATGGTCCGCGCCCTGCGGAGGGTGAAGGAGAGCAACGGGCGGGACTTCATCGACCTCACgcacgacgagctcgaagaCATGGAGAAGGACCCCGAACTGCTCAAGCggtacctcgtcgaggacgacggcggggaggCTGATGCGGCTGCGTCCGAGTCGGATCTCATGACGCACGCCCAGGCGacgaagctcgacgaggccgtcgacgctgaGTGGAAAACGGAACTCGACAAGTTGTCGGCGCTtggggacgaggccgaggccggtcCTACGAACCTGGAGCTGCTGGATGACGGGCCTGCGGGCATCAGCCGCGCgtactcggccgaggccgtcgagctgggcAAGGTAcccggcgtcgagggtcTCTACAAGTCGGCCGTGGAccccgaggacgagggccagGACGACGCGGGCCACTACCAGGAGATCAAGCGGCTCACGGGCATGAGCCTGAAGGACATTCAGTCCATATACCGAAAGGTCCTCGTCACCCGCTGGGTCTCGAACCAGACGCGTCTGGGCAAGGTCCGGAGCACATCGGTCGTCGCCATTGcgggcaacggcaacggccggCTGgggctcggcatcgccaagtcgaccgaggccgggctcgccgccgagacggcccAGCTGCTGGCGATTCGAAACATGAAGCCGATCCGTCGGTACGAGGACCGGACCGTCTACGGGAACCCCAAGGCCAAGGTGtcgggcaccgtcgtcgagctcttTGCCCGGCCACCTG GATTTGGCCTTCGTTGCCCCCATCGCATCTTCGAAATGTGCCGGGCAGCGGGCCTGCACGACATCGCGGCGCGCATGCCGCGGTCGAAGAACCCGATGAACTCGGTCAAGGCGACGTACGATGCGCTCATGAACCAGCCAGATCCGGAGGAGATTGCCATCGGCCGTGGCAAGAAGATGGTGGATGTGAGAAAGGTGTATTACGGAGGCGCTGTATACTAA